TAGAAGCAGTTTTAGAAGAGCTCTCTGCAAGTTTCGATTCCTTTAATATAGTTTCCCAGAAAGAAATATTAGTAAATAATCTTAAGGCTTATGAAATAGAATATACTTTTGAATATCAGATATTTTCTCTAAAGCAGAAACAAGTTTACATATTTAAGAATGGCAAACTTTATGCTATTACTTTTACTTCCACCACAGCAAATTATGATCAATATCTTCCCATATTTGAGGATGCTCTTCAAACCTTTAATATATTGTAAAATTTGAGGAGGGATTAGATTTGATAAAGGTTAAAAATCCGATTGTAGAATTAGATGGGGATGAAATGGCAAGGGTTATGTGGCACATGATAAAGAAAGAGCTCATTTTCCCCTATCTGGACATTCCTATTAAATATTTTGATTTGGGTATAGAAAATAGGGATAAGACTGATGATCAGGTTACCTTAGAGGCGGCTAAAGCGATTAAGGAGTATAAAGTTGGAGTTAAGTGTGCCACAATAACACCTGATGCAGAAAGAGTAAAAGAATATAATTTAAAAAGGGCTTGGAAAAGTCCTAATGCAACTATAAGAGCTTACTTAGATGGTACAGTCTTTAGAAAACCTATCATTGTTAAAAACATTCCTCCCTTTGTAAGAACATGGAAAAAGCCCATAATAATTGGTAGGCATGCCTATGGAGATATTTACAGTGCCTTTGAGTATAAAGTGGAGGGAGAAAAGGAATTAAAGGTTCTTCTTAGTAATGGAGGAGAAGAGACTCATATTGTGCATAAATTTGATGGAAATGGTGTATTTATGGTCCTCCATAATACAGAAAAATCCATTAGGAGTTTTGCAAGGTCATGTATAAATTATGCTCTAAGTGAAAAAGTGGATCTTTGGTTTTCCGCTAAAGATACTATATCTAAGGTATACCATGGTTATTTTAAGGAGATTTTTCAGGAAGAGGTAGATAAAAGAAAAGAGGATTTTGAAAAAGTAGGAATAAGTTATAGATATTTTTTAATAGATGATGCAGTAGCACAGATCATTAAACATGAGGGTGGAATTTTGTGGGCATGTATGAACTACGAGGGAGATGTAATGTCAGATATGATAGCAGCAGGTTTTGGAAGCTTAGGACTTATGACTTCTGTTTTGGTTTCTCCTGAAGGAGAGTTTGAGTTTGAGGCAGCCCATGGAACTGTTAGAAGGCATTATTACGAATATTTAAAAGGAAATCCTACTTCTACAAATCCAACCGCCTCAATTTTTGCGTGGACAGGAGGTATAAGAAAAAGGGGAGAATTAGATAATACAAAAGAAGTATGTGATTTTGCGGATAAGTTAGAAAGGGCTGTTATTGAGACCATAGAAAGTGGTATAATGACAAAGGATATTCAGCCATTAGCAGAGCCCAAAGTGGAAAGATATGTATACACAGAAGAGTTTATTAAGAGGGTTAAAGAGCGTTTGGAAGAGAAACTGTTGCAATCCAAGAAATGAAACATGCAGAAAAAATATTTGTTGGAAAAACTTTAAAGGAAATGTTGGAACAAGATAAGAAAGATGAGAGATATTACTACTGCCAAAATATTTGAGGACATTCTTGAGGAAGAAGAAGATCATCACGATACCTTTACAAGTCTCTTAGAAGAAGTTTAAAAATAAATTCAAGCCTATTGTACGTAGACCCATAATTTCTTGTCTTTGGGGGTGGGGTTAATTCCTTTAATTTCAAAGAGCTTAGATAGAGTTACAAAAAATTTTGTAGAAAGTCTCGTCCTTTCAGGTGGGGATGAATGCAATTATTGAAAATGAGAACCGAAAATGAATACCTACAAATCAACACGACATGCTAAGTTTCTAAAAGACCCTGAAGTAAGAAGGTAGAGGAAGATGGATAAGACATATATTGTGCCAGTTACAGAAGAGTATCAAAACCTTGCAAAACAACTTTCCCAGCAG
This region of Dictyoglomus sp. NZ13-RE01 genomic DNA includes:
- a CDS encoding isocitrate dehydrogenase (NADP(+)), which gives rise to MARVMWHMIKKELIFPYLDIPIKYFDLGIENRDKTDDQVTLEAAKAIKEYKVGVKCATITPDAERVKEYNLKRAWKSPNATIRAYLDGTVFRKPIIVKNIPPFVRTWKKPIIIGRHAYGDIYSAFEYKVEGEKELKVLLSNGGEETHIVHKFDGNGVFMVLHNTEKSIRSFARSCINYALSEKVDLWFSAKDTISKVYHGYFKEIFQEEVDKRKEDFEKVGISYRYFLIDDAVAQIIKHEGGILWACMNYEGDVMSDMIAAGFGSLGLMTSVLVSPEGEFEFEAAHGTVRRHYYEYLKGNPTSTNPTASIFAWTGGIRKRGELDNTKEVCDFADKLERAVIETIESGIMTKDIQPLAEPKVERYVYTEEFIKRVKERLEEKLLQSKK